In the genome of Mycobacterium kansasii ATCC 12478, one region contains:
- a CDS encoding ABC transporter permease: MLFAALRDMQWRKRRLFIAVLSTGLIFGMTLVLTGLANGFRVEAQHTVDSMGVDQFVVKTGAAGPFLGSTPFPDTDLARVAAEPGVTAAAPLGCVGTIMKEGTSTRNVTAFGAPERGPGMPQISEGRAPAKPDEVAVSSTLGRRLGDTLQVGAHTLRIVGIVPNSTALAKIPNIFLTTEGLQQLAYNGQPMVTSIGVDGAPRHLPDGYQTYDRAGAVHDLVRPLRVAVNSISIVAVLLWIVAALIVGSVVYLSALERLRDFAVFKAIGTPTRSIMAGLALQALVVSLLAAVVGVILSKLLAPLFPMIVAVPGWAYLALPVVATLIGLLASLAGLKRVVTVDPALAFGGP; the protein is encoded by the coding sequence TTGATCTTCGGGATGACACTGGTTCTGACCGGACTCGCGAACGGCTTCCGGGTCGAGGCCCAGCACACCGTCGACTCGATGGGCGTGGACCAATTCGTGGTCAAGACCGGCGCGGCGGGGCCGTTTCTGGGTTCGACCCCGTTCCCCGACACTGATCTGGCCCGCGTGGCCGCCGAGCCCGGTGTCACGGCCGCGGCACCCCTGGGGTGTGTCGGGACGATCATGAAAGAGGGCACATCGACGCGAAATGTCACCGCTTTCGGCGCACCCGAGCGGGGCCCGGGCATGCCGCAGATCTCGGAGGGCCGGGCCCCCGCCAAGCCGGACGAGGTGGCGGTTTCGAGCACGCTGGGCCGCCGCCTCGGCGACACCTTGCAGGTCGGTGCGCATACCTTGCGGATCGTTGGCATCGTCCCCAATTCGACCGCATTGGCAAAGATCCCCAACATCTTCCTGACCACCGAGGGGTTACAGCAACTGGCCTACAACGGACAGCCGATGGTCACCTCCATCGGGGTCGACGGAGCCCCCCGGCACCTCCCGGACGGCTACCAGACCTACGATCGCGCGGGCGCGGTCCACGACCTGGTACGGCCCCTGCGGGTTGCGGTGAATTCGATCTCGATCGTGGCGGTGCTGCTGTGGATCGTGGCGGCACTGATCGTGGGCTCGGTGGTGTACCTCTCGGCGCTGGAACGGCTGCGCGATTTCGCGGTGTTCAAGGCGATCGGCACGCCGACGCGCTCGATCATGGCGGGGCTGGCATTGCAGGCACTGGTCGTCTCCCTGCTCGCCGCGGTGGTGGGCGTCATCCTGTCGAAGCTGCTGGCGCCGCTGTTCCCGATGATCGTCGCGGTCCCCGGCTGGGCCTACCTGGCGCTGCCGGTGGTGGCGACCCTGATCGGCCTGCTGGCCAGCCTTGCCGGATTGAAGCGCGTCGTGACCGTTGATCCAGCGCTCGCGTTCGGAGGTCCCTGA
- a CDS encoding ATP-binding cassette domain-containing protein: protein MGDLSIQNLVVEYYSGGYALRPINGLNLDVEAGSLVILLGPSGCGKTTLLSCLGGILRPKSGAIKFEDVDITTLEGAALAKYRRDKVGIVFQAFNLVPSLTALENVMVPMRAAGMSRAASRKRAEELLTRVHLAERMKHRPGDLSGGQQQRVAVARAIALDPPLILADEPTAHLDFIQVEEVLRLIRELADGDRVVVVATHDSRMLPMADRVVELTPDFTDTNRPPETVQLKAGEVLFEQSTMGDLIYVVSAGEFEIVHELADGGEELVKVAGPGDYFGEMGVLFHLPRSATVRARTDATAVGYTALAFRERLGAGGLRDLIEHRALAGD, encoded by the coding sequence GTGGGCGATCTCAGCATCCAGAATCTCGTCGTCGAGTACTACAGCGGCGGGTATGCACTGCGGCCGATCAACGGGTTGAACCTCGACGTGGAGGCCGGGTCGCTGGTGATCCTGCTCGGGCCCAGCGGCTGCGGGAAGACGACATTGCTGTCCTGTCTTGGCGGCATTCTGCGGCCGAAGTCGGGGGCGATCAAGTTCGAAGACGTCGACATCACCACGCTGGAGGGCGCCGCGCTGGCGAAATACCGGCGCGACAAGGTAGGCATCGTCTTCCAGGCGTTCAATCTGGTACCGAGCCTCACCGCCCTGGAAAACGTGATGGTTCCGATGCGCGCGGCCGGGATGTCGCGCGCCGCCTCGCGCAAGCGGGCGGAGGAACTTTTGACGCGCGTCCATCTCGCCGAACGAATGAAGCACCGGCCCGGCGATCTCAGTGGCGGGCAGCAACAGCGGGTCGCGGTCGCGCGCGCGATTGCGCTGGATCCACCGTTGATCCTGGCCGACGAACCCACCGCACACCTCGACTTCATCCAGGTGGAGGAGGTGTTGCGGCTGATCCGCGAACTCGCCGACGGTGACCGGGTGGTGGTGGTCGCGACCCATGACAGCCGGATGCTGCCCATGGCCGATCGTGTCGTCGAGCTGACGCCGGACTTCACCGACACCAACCGGCCGCCCGAAACGGTGCAACTGAAGGCTGGCGAGGTGCTGTTCGAGCAGAGCACGATGGGCGACCTGATCTACGTGGTGTCCGCAGGTGAGTTCGAGATCGTGCACGAATTAGCCGACGGCGGTGAGGAATTGGTGAAAGTGGCCGGGCCCGGCGACTACTTCGGCGAAATGGGTGTGCTGTTTCACCTGCCGCGTTCGGCGACCGTGCGAGCCCGCACCGACGCGACGGCCGTCGGCTATACGGCGCTGGCCTTCCGGGAGCGCCTCGGTGCGGGGGGATTGCGCGACCTGATCGAGCACCGTGCGCTGGCCGGGGACTGA
- a CDS encoding alpha/beta hydrolase family esterase yields the protein MASGHVWVRMTVLLGALVMSVGGCFGPGHATGAPEPTTIPTGQSSQSIRWRGDNRTFNLYRPQELPDAVPLVVMMHGGYGNGTQAERAYHWDAEADRGHFLVAYPDGLNRAWNAGSCCGLPQRTDIDDVGFITAMVAAIGRQIPLDTTRVYATGMSNGAMLALRLGCQTDIFAAIAPVAGTLLTDCSRAQPTSVLQIHGTADESVPYAGGPGKALTANGTPRVDGPSVPSVNATWRSIDGCGPPSASTSGVLTTETAGCPDGRTVELISVAGAGHQWPGSTRGPLLERLGLPEPSTALDATETIWQFFSGHHR from the coding sequence ATGGCCTCTGGACACGTGTGGGTGCGTATGACGGTGCTGCTGGGCGCGCTGGTGATGTCGGTGGGCGGGTGCTTTGGCCCCGGGCACGCGACCGGAGCCCCCGAGCCGACGACAATTCCCACCGGCCAGTCCAGCCAGAGCATCCGATGGCGTGGCGACAATCGGACTTTCAATCTGTACCGGCCGCAGGAACTTCCCGATGCGGTGCCGCTGGTGGTGATGATGCACGGCGGCTACGGCAACGGTACCCAGGCGGAACGGGCCTATCACTGGGATGCCGAAGCCGACCGGGGACATTTCCTGGTCGCCTATCCCGATGGTCTCAACCGCGCCTGGAATGCCGGGTCGTGCTGCGGCCTGCCGCAACGGACCGACATCGACGACGTCGGCTTCATCACCGCCATGGTCGCCGCCATCGGGCGACAGATACCTCTCGACACCACCCGTGTCTACGCCACCGGCATGTCGAACGGAGCCATGCTGGCGCTTCGGTTGGGTTGTCAGACGGACATTTTCGCCGCCATCGCGCCGGTAGCGGGCACGCTGTTGACCGATTGCTCACGCGCACAGCCGACGTCGGTGCTGCAAATCCACGGCACCGCCGACGAAAGTGTTCCCTATGCCGGTGGACCTGGTAAAGCCCTGACTGCCAACGGAACTCCTCGCGTCGACGGCCCGTCGGTGCCATCGGTGAACGCCACCTGGCGGAGCATCGACGGCTGCGGACCGCCGTCGGCGAGCACTTCGGGGGTGCTGACAACCGAAACCGCCGGGTGCCCGGACGGACGTACCGTCGAATTGATCTCAGTAGCCGGAGCCGGCCATCAGTGGCCCGGCAGTACCCGCGGCCCACTGTTGGAAAGGCTGGGCCTGCCCGAACCGTCGACAGCGCTCGACGCGACCGAAACCATCTGGCAGTTCTTCAGCGGCCACCACCGCTAA
- a CDS encoding MarR family winged helix-turn-helix transcriptional regulator translates to MRRLLDAQWEPTVPALVQLLAATGAPRLRAAFAAAGLDGLRPAQAVLLVPLAAGSLHASDLAERLAVSRQAVAQAVAALERHDYVTRAPDPADSRARLVQLTPRGRQALGVMRSNAIDVEERWTQILGRRRLAELRKSLQMLLAGSDAETPDAASL, encoded by the coding sequence ATGCGACGTCTTCTGGATGCCCAGTGGGAACCGACCGTGCCGGCCCTGGTGCAACTACTGGCCGCAACCGGTGCGCCGCGGTTGAGAGCGGCATTCGCCGCGGCCGGGCTCGACGGGTTGCGCCCCGCGCAGGCAGTGCTGCTGGTGCCGCTGGCCGCCGGGAGTCTGCACGCCTCGGATCTGGCTGAGCGCCTTGCCGTTAGCCGGCAGGCGGTAGCCCAGGCCGTTGCGGCACTGGAACGCCACGACTATGTCACCCGAGCACCCGACCCCGCCGACTCGCGGGCCCGACTCGTCCAGCTGACGCCCCGAGGTCGCCAGGCGCTTGGGGTGATGCGGTCCAACGCAATCGATGTGGAAGAGCGCTGGACACAGATCCTGGGGCGGCGCCGGCTGGCCGAGCTTCGGAAGAGCTTGCAGATGCTGCTCGCCGGGTCCGACGCCGAGACTCCCGACGCGGCGTCGCTTTAG